A single genomic interval of Zingiber officinale cultivar Zhangliang chromosome 4A, Zo_v1.1, whole genome shotgun sequence harbors:
- the LOC121972006 gene encoding probable ubiquitin-like-specific protease 2A gives MITRQATKRRRNSGDSVLVLLDSDPEDEPSRKLRNSTCTNFIRDKKLASNLFQTLLEDLWSKIPVEKTWPCTYLDCLWFSLYKDDLMREKVLNWIKRKQIFTAKYTFIPIVCWGHWSLLILCHFGEPQQMRPRIPFMLLLDSLHETEPRRLEQDIRRFILDVYRSQEKEENSDSIAKIPLFLPEVPQQTNGEACGIYVLYFIHLFIHSIPSSYTQEGWPCFLNKDWFTVEELESFRKEIFAWNFDTAMVNPGEQPPSPVIFTPVLVER, from the exons ATGATTACACGGCAAGCAACTAAGAGACGCAGGAATTCTGGAGATTCTGTGTTGGTTTTGCTTGACTCAGATCCCGAGGACGAGCCGTCAAGGAAGCTCAGGAATAGTACATGCACTAATTTTATCCGCGATAAAAAACTTGCTTCTAACTTGTTTCAGACTTTGCTAGA AGATTTATGGAGCAAGATTCCGGTTGAAAAAACGTGGCCCTGCACATATCTTGATTGTTTATGGTTTTCTCTGTATAAGGATGATTTGATGAGAGAAAAGGTACTAAATTGGATTAAAAGGAAGCAGATATTCACGGCAAAATATACCTTCATCCCAATCGTTTGCTG GGGCCACTGGAGCCTTCTAATATTATGTCATTTCGGAGAACCACAGCAAATGAGACCAAGGATACCATTTATGTTACTTCTGGATTCTCTTCATGAGACAGAGCCAAGAAGATTAGAACAGGATATTAGGAG GTTCATTCTTGATGTCTatagatcacaagaaaaggaagagaatAGTGATTCTATAGCTAAaattcctctttttcttcctgag GTGCCACAACAAACCAATGGTGAAGCATGTGGCATCTATGTACTGTATTTCATACATCTTTTTATACATAGTATCCCTTCAAGCTACACACAAGAAGGATGGCCGTGTTTT CTCAACAAGGACTGGTTTACAGTAGAAGAACTTGAAAGCTTTCGCAAGGAAATTTTTGCCTGGAA CTTTGATACAGCAATGGTGAATCCCGGAGAGCAACCACCTTCCCCCGTTATTTTCACTCCAGTACTAGTAGAACGATGA